In Vibrio tritonius, the following are encoded in one genomic region:
- the guaA gene encoding glutamine-hydrolyzing GMP synthase, with amino-acid sequence MTKNIHDQRILILDFGSQYTQLVARRVREIGVYCELWSWDVEEADIREFNPDGIILSGGPESVTEENSPRAPQYVFDSGVPVLGVCYGMQTMAEQLGGKVAGSSEREFGYAQVKVTAESALFAGLQDALAEDGSPLLDVWMSHGDKVVEIPSDFVTIGTTDTCPYAAMANEEKKYYGVQFHPEVTHSKQGMKMLENFVMGVCGCERLWTSASIIEDAVARIKEQVGDDEVILGLSGGVDSSVVAMLVHQAIGDKLTCVFVDNGLLRLNEAQQVMDMFGDKFGLNIIKVDAEDRFLDALAGIDEPEAKRKTIGRVFVEVFDEESRKLKNAKWLAQGTIYPDVIESAASKTGKAHVIKSHHNVGGLPDDMEMGLVEPLRELFKDEVRKIGLELGLPYNMLYRHPFPGPGLGVRVLGEVKKEYCDLLRRADAIFIEELHAADLYNKVSQAFTVFLPVRSVGVMGDGRKYDWVVSLRAVETIDFMTAHWAHLPYDFLGKVSNRIINEVDGISRVVYDISGKPPATIEWE; translated from the coding sequence ATGACTAAGAACATTCATGACCAACGTATTCTGATCCTAGACTTCGGCTCACAATACACACAACTTGTTGCACGTCGTGTGCGTGAAATTGGTGTTTACTGTGAACTTTGGAGCTGGGATGTAGAAGAAGCGGACATCCGCGAATTTAATCCTGACGGCATTATTCTTTCTGGTGGTCCGGAAAGTGTTACGGAAGAAAACTCACCACGTGCACCTCAATATGTATTTGATTCAGGTGTGCCTGTATTGGGTGTTTGCTACGGAATGCAAACAATGGCTGAGCAGTTGGGCGGTAAAGTAGCCGGTTCTAGCGAACGCGAATTTGGTTACGCTCAAGTAAAAGTAACTGCTGAGTCTGCACTGTTTGCTGGTCTACAAGATGCACTAGCCGAAGATGGCAGCCCTCTTCTTGATGTTTGGATGAGCCACGGTGATAAAGTGGTTGAGATCCCTTCAGACTTCGTAACCATCGGTACTACTGATACTTGCCCATACGCTGCTATGGCAAACGAAGAGAAGAAATACTACGGCGTACAGTTCCACCCAGAAGTAACTCACTCAAAACAAGGCATGAAAATGCTGGAAAACTTTGTGATGGGCGTATGTGGTTGTGAACGTCTATGGACTTCAGCTTCTATCATTGAAGATGCTGTTGCTCGCATTAAAGAGCAAGTAGGCGATGATGAAGTTATTCTAGGCCTTTCTGGTGGTGTTGATTCATCTGTTGTTGCGATGCTTGTTCACCAAGCAATCGGCGATAAACTGACTTGTGTATTCGTTGATAACGGTCTTCTTCGTTTGAACGAAGCGCAACAAGTGATGGACATGTTTGGTGATAAGTTCGGTCTGAACATCATCAAAGTCGATGCAGAAGATCGCTTCCTTGATGCACTTGCTGGCATCGATGAACCTGAAGCAAAACGTAAAACCATCGGTCGCGTTTTCGTTGAAGTATTTGATGAAGAGTCACGCAAACTTAAGAATGCGAAATGGCTGGCTCAAGGTACTATCTACCCTGACGTTATCGAATCAGCAGCATCTAAAACAGGTAAAGCACACGTTATCAAATCTCACCATAACGTTGGCGGTCTGCCAGACGATATGGAAATGGGCTTGGTTGAACCTCTACGTGAGCTGTTTAAAGATGAAGTGCGTAAGATCGGTCTTGAGCTAGGTCTTCCATACAACATGCTTTACCGTCACCCATTCCCTGGTCCTGGTCTAGGTGTGCGTGTTCTTGGTGAAGTGAAGAAAGAGTACTGTGACTTGCTACGTCGTGCTGACGCTATCTTCATTGAAGAGCTTCACGCAGCGGATCTTTACAACAAAGTATCACAAGCATTTACTGTGTTCCTACCAGTACGCTCTGTTGGCGTAATGGGTGATGGTCGTAAATACGATTGGGTTGTATCGCTACGTGCGGTAGAAACTATCGACTTTATGACGGCGCATTGGGCACACCTACCATATGACTTCCTAGGTAAGGTTTCTAACCGCATCATTAACGAAGTTGATGGCATCTCACGTGTTGTTTACGATATTTCTGGTAAACCACCAGCAACTATCGAGTGGGAATAA
- a CDS encoding acetate uptake transporter, translating to MSTKLANPAPLGLMGFGMTTVLLNIHNAGFFALDSMILAMGIFYGGLGQVIVGIMCYKRGDTFGTTAFTSYGLFWLTLVGLIVMPRMGLAASPASFMGWYLALWGLFTGFMFIGTFCYPVAKRVVFGSLTILFALLAAHNFTGSETLGHIAGYEGIFCGLSAIYFAMAIVLNNEFGREVLPVGAKKVALTEAAAH from the coding sequence ATGTCGACAAAATTAGCCAACCCAGCACCATTAGGCCTAATGGGCTTTGGGATGACCACTGTATTATTGAACATCCATAACGCGGGATTTTTTGCACTAGATTCAATGATTCTTGCTATGGGTATTTTCTATGGTGGTCTGGGTCAGGTAATCGTGGGAATCATGTGTTACAAACGTGGTGACACTTTTGGTACTACAGCATTTACTTCTTACGGCCTATTTTGGTTGACCTTAGTTGGTTTAATCGTAATGCCACGCATGGGGCTAGCTGCTAGTCCAGCCTCTTTCATGGGATGGTACTTGGCTTTGTGGGGGCTATTTACTGGTTTCATGTTTATCGGTACTTTCTGTTACCCAGTAGCAAAACGCGTTGTGTTTGGTTCACTGACCATTCTATTCGCTCTACTTGCAGCGCATAACTTTACTGGTAGCGAAACTCTAGGTCACATTGCAGGCTATGAAGGTATCTTCTGTGGTCTAAGCGCAATCTACTTTGCAATGGCAATCGTACTAAATAATGAATTTGGTCGTGAAGTCTTGCCTGTAGGCGCGAAAAAAGTTGCTCTAACAGAAGCTGCTGCACACTAA